A window of Pseudomonas alcaliphila JAB1 genomic DNA:
ACACGCGGCCGATCATCATGCCGACGAGAAAGGCGATCAGCATCACCGATGCCACGAAACGCCAGCGCAAACGCGGCCGTGGATCTTCTGGCGGCGTAGAATGGCGCTCGTCCCAGCGCTCGGAGTGTTGCATGTTCCACGTCATCCTCTTTCAACCGGAAATTCCGCCCAATACCGGCAACATTATCAGGCTGTGCGCCAACAGCGGCTGCCAGCTGCACCTGATCGAGCCGCTGGGCTTCGAACTGGACGACAAGCGCCTGCGCCGCGCCGGCCTGGATTATCACGAATACGCCACCCTCAAGCGCCACCCGGACCTGCAGAGCTGCCTCGACAGCCTTGGCCAGCCGCGCCTGTTCGCCTTCACCACCAAGGGTTCGCAACCGTTCCACGAGATCGCCTACCAACCCGGCGACGCGTTTCTGTTCGGCCCGGAAAGCCGTGGCCTGCCCGTGGACGTACGTAACGCGCTGCCACCGGAGCAGCGCGTACGCTTGCCGATGCGCGCCGGTTGCCGCAGCCTGAATCTCTCCAACACCGTGGCGGTGACGGTTTATGAAGCCTGGCGGCAGAACGGCTTCGCTGGCGCCGACTAAGGCCGCGAGCGGACACAAAAAAGCGCCCCGAGGGGCGCTTTTTCATGCAACCGAACCGAACACTTAGTGAGCAGTGGTTTCGCCGGTTTGCTGCATGCGCTGCAGCTCCTGGGCGTACAGCGCATCGAAGTTCACCGGAGACAGCATCAGGGCCGGGAACGAGCCGCGGATCACCAGGCTGTCCAGCGCTTCACGGGCGTACGGGAACAGGATGTTCGGGCAGAAGGCACCGAGGGTGTGGCTCATCGAGGCAGCGTCCAGGCCCTTGATCAGGAAGATGCCGGCCTGCTGCACTTCGGCGATGAAAGCGACTTCTTCGCCGTTCTTGACCGTCACCGACAGGGTCAGCACCACCTCGTGGAAGTCGCCTTCCAGGGCCTTCTGGCGGGTGTTCAGATCCAGACCGACGCTCGGCGTCCACTCCTGACGGAAGATTTCCGGGCTCTTCGGCGCTTCGAAGGACAGGTCCTTGACGTAGAGGCGCTGCAGGGAAAATTGCGGATTCTGCGAATCGGCAGCGGCTGCGCCGCTGTTGGCTTGCTCGGTCATGGCGTTTGCCTTCCTTAACGTTGAGGTTTCAAGCGGGGCTCTGCAGCAGGGCGTCGAGCTTGCCGGCGCGCTCCAGGGCGTAGAGGTCGTCACAGCCACCCACATGGGTGCTGCCGATCCAGATTTGCGGCACCGAGGTGCGGCCAGCCTTGCGGGTCATCTCCGCGCGGATGGCCGGCTGGCCGTCGACGCGAATTTCCTCGAAGTCCACCCCTTTGCCGGCCAGCAGTTGCTTGGCGCGCATGCAGTAGGGGCACCAGTCGCTGGAGTAGACGACCACGCTGGTCATGTCACTTCACCAGCGGCAGGTTGTCGCCACGCCAGGTAGCGATGCCACCGGACAGCTTGGCGGCGGTAAAACCGGCTTTCTTCAGCTCGCGGGCGACGCTGCCGGCATGCTGACCCATGGCGTCGACGACGACGATGGTCTTGGCCTTGTGCTTTTCCAGCTCGGCGATACGTGCCACCACCTTGTCGTAAGGGATGTGCAGCGAATCGACGATATGCCCGGCGGAGAAGTCCTTCTGCGCGCGCACGTCGAGCACCACGCCCTTGTCGCTGTTGACCAGCGCAGTGAGCTCGCGGCTCGACAGGCTCTGCCCGCCCTTGCGCATTTCGGTGACGATCAGCAACACCAGCAGAACGGCGAACATTCCACTCAGTACGTAGTGGTTGATGATGAATTCAATCAGGTTGGCGAACATCTATATGGCCCAGGACGGTAAAATGCCGGCCAGTATACACAGCCCCACAGGTCGGCCAAACCCCGTCTGGCAGTGACGCGCCAGGCGCTTGGCCCTAAAATGCCGGGCTGTTTCCTTGCCCCCTCAGACGCAGAGCGAGCCAGTTCAATGAGTGCCACGCCAAAACCCTTGGTTCTGATCATCCTCGACGGCTTCGGTCACAGCGACAAACCCGAGTACAACGCCATTTACGCTGCCAGCACGCCGGTCTACGACCGCCTGCGCGCTACCTACCCGCACGGCCTGATCTCCGGCAGCGGTATGGACGTCGGCCTGCCGGACGGGCAGATGGGTAACTCCGAAGTCGGCCATATGAACCTCGGCGCCGGTCGCGTGGTGTACCAGGACTTCACCCGCGTGACCAAGGCGATTCGTGACGGCGAGTTCTTCGACAACGCCACGATCAACCAGGCCGTGGACAAGGCCGTAGCCGCCGGCAAGGCCGTGCACATCCTCGGCCTGCTCTCCGATGGTGGCGTACACAGCCACCAGGATCACATCGTCGCCATGGCCGAACTGGCCGCCAAGCGCGGTGCCGAGAAGATCTACCTGCACGCTTTCCTCGACGGCCGCGACACACCGCCGAAAAGCGCGCAGCCGTCGATCGAGCTGCTCGACGCCACCTTCGCCCGCCTCGGCAAGGGCCGCATCGCCAGCCTCACCGGCCGCTACTTCGCCATGGACCGCGACAACCGCTGGGACCGCGTCGAGCAGGCCTACCACCTGATCGTCGACGGCGCCGGCCAGTTCAACGCCGCCAACGCACTGGCAGGCCTGCAGGCCGCCTACGAACGCGGCGAGAGCGACGAATTCGTCAAGGCCACCACCATCGGTACACCGGTGCAGGTCGAGGATGGCGACGCCGTGGTGTTCATGAACTTCCGCGCCGACCGCGCCCGCGAACTGACCCGCGCCTTCGTCGAGCCTGGTTTCAAGGAATTCGAGCGCAAGCGTGCACCGCAGGTCGGCTTCGTCATGCTCACCCAGTACGCGGCGAGCATCCCGGCCCCCAGCGCCTTCGCTCCGGAAGCTCTGACCAATGTGCTCGGCGAATACCTGGCGAAGAATGGCAAGACCCAGCTGCGTATCGCTGAAACCGAGAAATACGCTCACGTCACCTTCTTCTTCTCCGGCGGCCGCGAAGAGCCGTTCGAGGGCGAAGAACGCATCCTCATCCCCTCGCCGAACGTCGCCACCTACGACCTGCAGCCAGAGATGAGCGCGCCGGAAGTCACCGACAGGATCGTCGATGCCATCGACAACCAGCGTTATGACGTGATCATCGTCAATTACGCCAACGGCGACATGGTCGGCCATACCGGCGTGTTCGAGGCCGCAGTCAAGGCCGTGGAAACCCTCGACAGCTGCGTCGGCCGCATCACCGAGGCGCTGGACAAGGTCGGCGGCGAAGCGCTGATCACCGCCGACCATGGCAACGTCGAACAGATGGAAGACGAGTGCACCGGCCAGGCGCATACCGCGCATACCTGCGAGCCGGTACCATTCATCTATGTCGGCAAACGCCCGGCACGCATCCGCGAAGGTGGCGTGCTGGCCGACGTGGCGCCGACCCTGCTCAAGCTGATGGGCCTGGAACAGCCGGCCGAGATGACCGGCAAGACCATCGTCGAGCTGCAATAAGACGCAAGCATCGTAGCCCGGATGCAATCCGGGGAATCTCCCCCCGGATTGCATCCGGGCTACGCGTCACGTTCGCTCTTCTAGCTGCTTGTGGCTTGCAGCTTGCCGCCGGTTTTTTAGGCATACTAAGCGCCATTCGCTACTCCGCCAGGTATCGCCCCGCCCATGCTTCGCATCCTTGCCCTGATTCTGCTCAGCAGCCTGATCGCTCCGGCCATCGCCGATCAGCGCGCCGATACCCAGCGCCAGCTGGAAGCGGCGCGCCAGGACGTTGCCGAGCTGAAGAAGCTGCTGGAGAAACTGCAGCAGGAGAAATCCGGCGTGCAGCAACAGCTGAAGAAGACCGAGACCGAGATGGGCGACCTGGAAAACCAGGTCAAGGAACTGCAGCGCGAGCTCAAGGGCAGCGAGCAGGAAATCCAGCGCCTGGATCAGGAGAAAAAAAAACTTCAGGGCGCGCGCACTGAACAGCAACGGCTGATCGCTATCCAGGCCCGCGCGGCCTATCAGAGTGGCCGCCAGGAATACGTCAAGCTGCTGCTCAACCAGCAGAACCCGGAAAAATTCTCACGCACCCTCACCTACTACGACTACCTCAGCCAGGCGCGTCTCGAACAGCTCGCCGCGTTCAACGAGACCCTGCGCCAATTGGCCAACGTCGAGCAGGAAATCAACAACCACCAGGCCCAGTTGCAGGCGCAGAAAGCGGGCCTGGATGAGCGCCACGCCAAGCTCGCCGAAGCGCGCAAGGAACGCCAGCAGGCACTGGCCAAGCTCAACCGCGACTTCGCCACCCGTGATCAGCGACTCAAGGCGCGCCAGCAGGAACAGGCCGAACTCGGTCGCGTACTGAAGACCATCGAAGAAACCCTGGCCCGCCAGGCGCGCGAGGCCGCAGAGGCGCGCAAGCGCGCCCTGGCCGCGCAGCAGGCAGAGCAGGCTCGGCCAGGCCAGCAGCCCAGCCAGCCAAGCGGCCCGTTGGTGACATCCGGTGCTGTCTACGGCGGGCCTTTCGCCAGCGCACGCGGCAAGTTGCCGTGGCCGGTCGATGGCCGATTGGTAGCACGCTACGGAACCCCTCGCGGCGGCGACGCTCGTACTAAGTGGGATGGCGTGCTGATCGGTGCGCCCGCTGGCAGTCAGGTACGCGCCGTGCATGGTGGTCGCGTGGTATTCGCCGACTGGTTGCGTGGCGCCGGTCTGTTGGTCATTCTCGACCATGGCAACGGTTATCTGAGCCTGTATGGCCACAACCAGAACCTGCTCAAGAGTGCCGGAGACGTGGTAAAGGCCGGCGATCCTATCGCCACCGTAGGTAGCAGCGGTGGCCAGGAAACATCGGCACTGTACTTCGCCATTCGCCAGAACGGTCGCCCGAGTGATCCGGCACAGTGGTGCCGCGCGCAGGGATAATCAGGTTTTTGAAAAACGTAAGCGAGGCCGGCAAGACAAGGCAAAAACGGCCGAAGAAGCGGAATTTACGAGCTGTAAATGAGCATTCTGAGGCCGTTTTTAACGCAGTATTGCCAACGCAGGTAGTTTTTCAGCAGCCTGGTGGCGCCTAATTTAACTAGGAGTTGTCTTCATGTCTCATCGCTTCCGCCCCACCTGCCTGGCCCTGGCCCTCGGGCTGCTGCTCGGCGCTCCAGCCCTGCACGCCGCCGAGCCTGCCCCCGCGCCGGCAGCAGCGGCGAGCGGCAAGGCCCCGTTGCCGCTGGATGATCTGCGCACCTTCGCCGAGGTGATGGACCGCATCAAGGCAGCCTACGTCGAGCCGGTGAGCGACAAGACCCTGCTGGAGAATGCCATCAAGGGCATGCTCAGCAACCTCGACCCGCACTCGGCCTACCTCGAACCGGAAGCCTTCGCCGAGCTGCAGGAAAGCACCAGCGGCGAGTTCGGCGGCCTGGGCATCGAGGTCGGCATGGAGGATGGCTTCGTCAAGGTGGTCTCGCCCATCGACGATACGCCGGCATCGAAGGCCGGCATCCAGCCCGGCGACCTGATCGTCAAGATCGACGGCCAGCCGACCAAGGGCCTGTCGATGATGGAAGCCGTGGACAAGATGCGCGGCAAGGCTGGTAGCACGATTGAGCTGACACTGGTGCGTGATGGCGGTCGCCCGTTCGATCTGACCCTGACCCGCGCGGTGATCAAGGTGCGTAGCGTCAAGAGCCAGATGCTTGAGGACGGCTACGGCTACCTGCGCATCTCGCAGTTCCAGGTCAACACCGGCGAAGAAGTCGGCAAGGCGCTGACCAAGCTGCGCAAGGACAACGGCAACAAGAAGCTGCGCGGCCTGGTCATGGACCTGCGCAACAACCCCGGCGGCGTGCTGCAGGCGGCGGTGGAGGTCACCGACCATTTCCTCAAGAAGGGCTTGATCGTCTACACCGAGGGTCGCCTGGCCAACTCCGAGCTGCGCTTCAACGCCGACCCGGCCGACGCCAGCGAAGGCGTACCGCTGGTGGTGCTGATCAATGGCGGCAGCGCCTCTGCTTCGGAGATCGTCGCCGGAGCGCTGCAGGATCACAAACGCGCGGTGCTGATGGGTACCGACAGCTTCGGCAAGGGCTCGGTACAGACTGTGCTGCCGCTGAACAACGACCGCGCACTGAAGCTGACCACCGCCCTGTATTTCACGCCCAACGGCCGCTCGATCCAGGCTCAGGGCATCGTCCCTGACATCGAAGTGGCGCGTGCCAAGCTCACCCGAGAGCAGGACAGTGAAGGCATCAAGGAAGCCGACCTGCAGGGCCACCTGGGCAATGGCAACGGCGGCGCTGATCGCCCGAGCAAGGCCGCACAGGCAGCACGCGCCGAACGCCCGCAGGACGACGACTACCAGCTGAGCCAGGCCCTCAACCTGCTCAAGGGCCTGAGCGTCACACGCGGCAACTGAGCCAAGCCGACCAGATAAGGCTCCCGAGGCACCTACCATAGGTGCCCCGGGAGCCGGCATCGCTACAGAATCGTAGGAGCCGGCTTGCCGGCGATGCTTTTCGCCAGCAACGCCGGATGGTTATCGATACGTCGGATCGCCAGCAAGCTGGCTCCTACAGGCTCATCTTCCTATGCCTCACTGACAGGCATCACCGTTTCCGCAGAGCACCGCAAAGCCGCCTAATTCGCGCTATCGCACGGAGTTACAGGTAATTCTCGGTAATGTCGTCGATGAAGCCTTCGCTGCGCAGCTCATCCAGCGCCTTCTGCAGACGCTGCACCACCTCGTCCGGGGTGTCTTTGTTCAGGGCCAGATACAGCTCGGCATCCCTGAAACGCAGCACGGTATTGAGGCCGGTGACGTCTTCCTGCTTGGCCAGATAACGGCCCACCGGGTCGGTGGTGGCCCACAGGTCGATTTGCCCGCGCACCAGCTTCTTCACGTTCTCCTGGTCACGCAGGGCGTTGATCGGCGCCAGGCCCTGGCTCTCCAGGTTCTGGCTGACCGCATCGTTCTTGTAGGCACCGATGCGATATTTGGCAGCGTCCTGCAGAGTCGACACCTTGATGTCGTTACCCGGCGCGGCGAGCAACACCCAGCCGGTCTTGGCGATCGGGCCGACCCATTTGAATAGCGGCTTGCGCTCTTCGGTATAGGTGGTGGAGAACAAGCCGTAGTTGGGTTTTTCCAGCGTCAGGCGATAGAGGCGGTCCCATGGGAAACGCAGGGTCAGGGTGTAGTCGATGCCGGCACGCTTGAACATCTCGCGCACGATGTCGGCACTGATGCCATCGATACCGTCGTCACGGGCGAAGTTCTTGTCGTCCACCGCCATGTTGAAGGGCGGGAAATTCTCGGTCAGCAGCACCACCTTGTAATCCTGCGGCAACTCCGCGTGCGCGGAACCGCAGAGCATGAACAAGGCGACAAACAGGCTTTTCTTCAGAGTATTCAGCATAAGACGTACCGCTCGCATGATTTTGGTTATGGCTAGCGACATCCTTGCATGGGCCTGAGCCCGGTCATTGGCACTCAGCGGCTCTGCCATCCATGGCAAGCGACTGGCTCGTGGCCAGTCGCGTGTTCGGTGCTTACAGGTAGTTGTTCAGCGTCTCGTCGACAAAGCCTTCGGCGCGCATCTGATCCAGCGCTGCCTGCAGCTTGGCGACGATCTCGTCAGGCATTTCCTTGTTCAGCGCCAGGTAAAGCTCGGCACTGTCGAAGCGCAATACGGTGCGCAGACCGGAGATACCCTCTTGCTTGGCCAGGTAGCGGCCGGCAGGGTCACCGGTGGCCCATAGATCGATCTGCCCGGCCATCAGCTTGCGGGCATTTTCCTGGTCACGCAACGAGGTGCTGTGCTCCACACCCTTGTCGAGCAAATATTCGGAGATAGCGTCGCCTTTATAGGCGCCGATGCGATACTGCTTGGCCTCATCCAGGCTGGCCAGGTTGATCGAACTGTCGCCCTTGGCCAGCAGTACCCAATCGTCAGGACCGATAGGGCCAACCCACTTGAACAGTTGCTCACGCTCCGGCAGGCGCGCGGTGACGAACACGCCGTAGTTCGGTTTTTCCAGCGCCAGCTTGTAGATACGATCCCAGGGGAAACGCAGGGTCAGGCTGTACTTGACCCCGGCACGCTTGAACATCTCTCTGACCACATCCACGGCAATGCCATCGATATTGTCTTCCTGAGCGAAGTTCTTGCCGTTGATCGCCATGTTGTAAGGCGGGAAATTCTCGGTCAGCAGGACCACGCTGTAGTTCGGGTCCACTTCGGCGCGCACCGCGCAAGCGAGCACCATAAGGGTGCCAGCGAACGCGATTAGCAGACGTTTGAACATGACATTTCTCTTTCTATGAAAAGGCAGACCACCTCAGGATAACCGCCACGCCCTCCCCGGCCCAGCGCTTACTGGCAGTGTGCCTCAGTAGCGCGCCTCGATACTCCTCAACGCCCCCTCGGCCCGCAGCGAGTCCAGAGCACTTTGCAACTTCTGCACCAGCTCGTCAGGAGTCTGCAGGTTGAGCGCCAGGTAGAGATCAGCGGTGTGCAGATTCTGCACCACCCTGAGGTTCTCCAGGCCCTCCTGGCGCGCGACGAAACGCCCCGCCTGATTGGAGGTAACCCACAAGTCGATCTGGCCCCTTTCCAGCTTCTTGACGTTCTCGCTGTCACGCAATGCCGTCTGTACCTCCAGACCACGATCGAGCAGGAACTGGGTCTTGGCGTCACCTTTATAGCCACCGATACGGTAACGCCGTGCGTCGTCGAGACTATTCAACTGGATCGAACTGTCACCCTTACTGAACAGCACCCATTCGTTGCTGGCGATCGGCCCCACCCACTTGAACAGCCCTTCACGCTCTGCGGTACGCGCGGTGGAGAACAGCCCGTAGCCCGCATCGT
This region includes:
- the secB gene encoding protein-export chaperone SecB, encoding MTEQANSGAAAADSQNPQFSLQRLYVKDLSFEAPKSPEIFRQEWTPSVGLDLNTRQKALEGDFHEVVLTLSVTVKNGEEVAFIAEVQQAGIFLIKGLDAASMSHTLGAFCPNILFPYAREALDSLVIRGSFPALMLSPVNFDALYAQELQRMQQTGETTAH
- a CDS encoding ABC transporter substrate-binding protein, coding for MFLLRFVTILALACGLSLARAEPLVLLTENLPPFNMSVAGTNYARDDGVTGISSDILRAVCERAQVQCQQILRFPWQRVYQQTLDDAGYGLFSTARTAEREGLFKWVGPIASNEWVLFSKGDSSIQLNSLDDARRYRIGGYKGDAKTQFLLDRGLEVQTALRDSENVKKLERGQIDLWVTSNQAGRFVARQEGLENLRVVQNLHTADLYLALNLQTPDELVQKLQSALDSLRAEGALRSIEARY
- a CDS encoding S41 family peptidase gives rise to the protein MSHRFRPTCLALALGLLLGAPALHAAEPAPAPAAAASGKAPLPLDDLRTFAEVMDRIKAAYVEPVSDKTLLENAIKGMLSNLDPHSAYLEPEAFAELQESTSGEFGGLGIEVGMEDGFVKVVSPIDDTPASKAGIQPGDLIVKIDGQPTKGLSMMEAVDKMRGKAGSTIELTLVRDGGRPFDLTLTRAVIKVRSVKSQMLEDGYGYLRISQFQVNTGEEVGKALTKLRKDNGNKKLRGLVMDLRNNPGGVLQAAVEVTDHFLKKGLIVYTEGRLANSELRFNADPADASEGVPLVVLINGGSASASEIVAGALQDHKRAVLMGTDSFGKGSVQTVLPLNNDRALKLTTALYFTPNGRSIQAQGIVPDIEVARAKLTREQDSEGIKEADLQGHLGNGNGGADRPSKAAQAARAERPQDDDYQLSQALNLLKGLSVTRGN
- the gpmI gene encoding 2,3-bisphosphoglycerate-independent phosphoglycerate mutase, with product MSATPKPLVLIILDGFGHSDKPEYNAIYAASTPVYDRLRATYPHGLISGSGMDVGLPDGQMGNSEVGHMNLGAGRVVYQDFTRVTKAIRDGEFFDNATINQAVDKAVAAGKAVHILGLLSDGGVHSHQDHIVAMAELAAKRGAEKIYLHAFLDGRDTPPKSAQPSIELLDATFARLGKGRIASLTGRYFAMDRDNRWDRVEQAYHLIVDGAGQFNAANALAGLQAAYERGESDEFVKATTIGTPVQVEDGDAVVFMNFRADRARELTRAFVEPGFKEFERKRAPQVGFVMLTQYAASIPAPSAFAPEALTNVLGEYLAKNGKTQLRIAETEKYAHVTFFFSGGREEPFEGEERILIPSPNVATYDLQPEMSAPEVTDRIVDAIDNQRYDVIIVNYANGDMVGHTGVFEAAVKAVETLDSCVGRITEALDKVGGEALITADHGNVEQMEDECTGQAHTAHTCEPVPFIYVGKRPARIREGGVLADVAPTLLKLMGLEQPAEMTGKTIVELQ
- the trmL gene encoding tRNA (uridine(34)/cytosine(34)/5-carboxymethylaminomethyluridine(34)-2'-O)-methyltransferase TrmL encodes the protein MFHVILFQPEIPPNTGNIIRLCANSGCQLHLIEPLGFELDDKRLRRAGLDYHEYATLKRHPDLQSCLDSLGQPRLFAFTTKGSQPFHEIAYQPGDAFLFGPESRGLPVDVRNALPPEQRVRLPMRAGCRSLNLSNTVAVTVYEAWRQNGFAGAD
- a CDS encoding murein hydrolase activator EnvC, with the translated sequence MLRILALILLSSLIAPAIADQRADTQRQLEAARQDVAELKKLLEKLQQEKSGVQQQLKKTETEMGDLENQVKELQRELKGSEQEIQRLDQEKKKLQGARTEQQRLIAIQARAAYQSGRQEYVKLLLNQQNPEKFSRTLTYYDYLSQARLEQLAAFNETLRQLANVEQEINNHQAQLQAQKAGLDERHAKLAEARKERQQALAKLNRDFATRDQRLKARQQEQAELGRVLKTIEETLARQAREAAEARKRALAAQQAEQARPGQQPSQPSGPLVTSGAVYGGPFASARGKLPWPVDGRLVARYGTPRGGDARTKWDGVLIGAPAGSQVRAVHGGRVVFADWLRGAGLLVILDHGNGYLSLYGHNQNLLKSAGDVVKAGDPIATVGSSGGQETSALYFAIRQNGRPSDPAQWCRAQG
- a CDS encoding ABC transporter substrate-binding protein; this translates as MFKRLLIAFAGTLMVLACAVRAEVDPNYSVVLLTENFPPYNMAINGKNFAQEDNIDGIAVDVVREMFKRAGVKYSLTLRFPWDRIYKLALEKPNYGVFVTARLPEREQLFKWVGPIGPDDWVLLAKGDSSINLASLDEAKQYRIGAYKGDAISEYLLDKGVEHSTSLRDQENARKLMAGQIDLWATGDPAGRYLAKQEGISGLRTVLRFDSAELYLALNKEMPDEIVAKLQAALDQMRAEGFVDETLNNYL
- a CDS encoding rhodanese-like domain-containing protein; the encoded protein is MFANLIEFIINHYVLSGMFAVLLVLLIVTEMRKGGQSLSSRELTALVNSDKGVVLDVRAQKDFSAGHIVDSLHIPYDKVVARIAELEKHKAKTIVVVDAMGQHAGSVARELKKAGFTAAKLSGGIATWRGDNLPLVK
- the grxC gene encoding glutaredoxin 3, whose protein sequence is MTSVVVYSSDWCPYCMRAKQLLAGKGVDFEEIRVDGQPAIRAEMTRKAGRTSVPQIWIGSTHVGGCDDLYALERAGKLDALLQSPA
- a CDS encoding ABC transporter substrate-binding protein, whose protein sequence is MLNTLKKSLFVALFMLCGSAHAELPQDYKVVLLTENFPPFNMAVDDKNFARDDGIDGISADIVREMFKRAGIDYTLTLRFPWDRLYRLTLEKPNYGLFSTTYTEERKPLFKWVGPIAKTGWVLLAAPGNDIKVSTLQDAAKYRIGAYKNDAVSQNLESQGLAPINALRDQENVKKLVRGQIDLWATTDPVGRYLAKQEDVTGLNTVLRFRDAELYLALNKDTPDEVVQRLQKALDELRSEGFIDDITENYL